The following coding sequences lie in one Bacteroidales bacterium genomic window:
- a CDS encoding DUF2179 domain-containing protein, producing the protein MGNILLDSNVYAYLILPLLIFFARICDVTIGTIRIVFVSKGHKRVAPILGFFEVFIWIIAISQIMSNLNNFICYFAYAAGFATGNYVGLLVEERIAVGNLMIRVITSKDGDVLAKILNSHGFGATIVDAEGSSGKVNIIYSLVHRTNITSALKLIKDFNSEIFYSIEDIRDVNSGIFPEKMPLNFRFWRVGK; encoded by the coding sequence ATGGGAAATATCCTGCTAGATTCTAACGTTTACGCCTATCTTATACTTCCTTTGCTAATTTTCTTTGCTCGAATATGCGATGTGACAATTGGTACAATAAGAATAGTATTTGTATCGAAGGGACATAAGCGAGTAGCTCCCATTTTGGGATTTTTTGAGGTGTTTATTTGGATTATAGCCATAAGCCAGATTATGAGTAATTTGAATAATTTCATTTGCTATTTTGCCTATGCTGCTGGGTTTGCCACAGGCAATTACGTTGGTTTGCTTGTTGAAGAGAGAATAGCAGTTGGAAATCTGATGATTAGAGTTATAACAAGTAAAGATGGTGACGTACTTGCTAAAATTCTTAATTCACATGGCTTTGGAGCTACAATTGTTGATGCAGAGGGTAGTAGCGGGAAGGTGAATATTATCTACTCTTTGGTTCATCGAACTAATATTACTTCGGCATTAAAACTAATAAAAGATTTTAATTCCGAAATATTCTACTCAATAGAGGATATAAGAGATGTAAATTCTGGAATTTTCCCAGAGAAAATGCCTTTAAATTTCAGATTTTGGCGGGTGGGGAAGTAA
- a CDS encoding PAS sensor protein, which yields MLAWAKTINCAITVSNINGTIIYMNEKSGKTFEKWGGLDLVGKSLNNCHSPKSQETITKLMDKGETNVYTIEKAGIKKIIYQAPWFKEGKVAGLVELSIEIPFNLPNFIRD from the coding sequence ATACTGGCTTGGGCTAAAACTATTAACTGTGCAATAACGGTTAGCAATATTAATGGTACCATTATCTACATGAACGAAAAATCAGGTAAAACCTTTGAAAAATGGGGTGGGCTTGATTTGGTTGGTAAAAGCCTGAATAACTGTCATTCTCCTAAATCACAAGAAACTATTACAAAGTTAATGGATAAAGGGGAAACAAATGTTTACACAATTGAAAAAGCAGGAATTAAGAAGATAATATACCAAGCACCTTGGTTTAAAGAAGGTAAAGTAGCTGGATTAGTTGAACTCTCAATTGAAATTCCTTTTAATCTACCTAATTTTATAAGAGATTAA
- a CDS encoding phosphatidylserine decarboxylase: protein MTLLAQETQEILNSSPVTLEKLSTSPVIKLKELYKSNLQFRNDIDEAFKNLQNMPADYTHRPNNNYWKLSNRANFDSLFMFFYKWSLFAPTTEDGLFAFIEPFYEFYYNNEPAIRIVTQSPGYEWTKYFLDWRKKFMDSPQSLWTIDDWKIDPSWNDYIIPEGGFKSFNELFTRKIKSGLRPIDEPHDLSILVSPSDSRLNKVENKLSEYDCITTKVRQKLSIKQLLDNSIFHSMFIDGSALSFVLMPNNYHHWHAPLSGIVVESRENVLGNYFGNPNFPDFFKNKNLGYNSDFSVFEVYRRGYYIFKTISYGYVAMITVGLDDVSSINFEPKFKDISEDNGSVVKKGELMGHFAYGGSMIILLFQRNVLPIDTKISIDILQGKKVAKLNPVIVNNMN, encoded by the coding sequence ATGACACTTTTAGCACAGGAAACTCAGGAAATATTAAACTCTTCGCCGGTAACTCTGGAGAAATTAAGTACTTCACCAGTAATCAAACTGAAAGAACTTTACAAGTCTAACCTACAATTTAGAAATGATATTGATGAAGCATTTAAGAATCTACAAAATATGCCTGCCGATTATACCCATAGGCCAAATAACAACTATTGGAAACTAAGTAATCGAGCGAATTTTGATTCTTTATTTATGTTCTTTTATAAATGGAGTTTGTTTGCCCCCACTACAGAGGACGGGTTATTCGCATTTATTGAGCCTTTTTATGAGTTTTACTATAATAATGAACCAGCCATTCGAATTGTTACACAATCCCCTGGATACGAATGGACAAAGTACTTTTTAGATTGGCGAAAAAAATTCATGGACAGTCCTCAATCTTTGTGGACAATAGATGATTGGAAAATAGACCCCAGTTGGAATGATTATATTATTCCTGAAGGTGGTTTTAAATCTTTCAATGAACTTTTTACTAGAAAAATTAAATCAGGATTAAGGCCTATTGATGAACCGCATGATCTTTCCATTCTGGTTTCGCCGAGCGACTCTCGTCTCAATAAAGTTGAAAACAAATTGTCAGAATACGACTGTATAACTACTAAGGTACGACAAAAACTATCCATTAAACAACTTCTAGATAATTCCATATTTCATTCAATGTTTATTGATGGTTCCGCTTTGTCTTTTGTCTTGATGCCTAACAATTATCATCACTGGCATGCTCCTTTAAGCGGAATTGTTGTAGAATCAAGAGAAAATGTATTGGGTAACTATTTTGGCAATCCAAATTTTCCTGATTTTTTTAAAAATAAAAACTTGGGATACAATTCTGACTTTTCTGTTTTCGAGGTTTACCGACGTGGATATTATATTTTCAAAACAATAAGCTACGGGTATGTTGCAATGATTACAGTAGGTTTAGATGATGTCAGCTCCATTAATTTCGAACCAAAATTTAAAGACATTTCGGAAGACAATGGTAGTGTCGTAAAAAAAGGAGAATTAATGGGACATTTTGCTTATGGTGGATCAATGATTATCCTTTTGTTTCAAAGAAATGTATTACCCATTGACACTAAAATTAGTATAGATATACTTCAGGGGAAGAAAGTTGCAAAATTGAATCCTGTTATAGTCAATAATATGAACTGA
- the rocD gene encoding ornithine--oxo-acid transaminase, protein MTSKEYMDREDKFGAHNYHPLPVVLEKGEGIFLYGVDGKRYYDFLSAYSAVNQGHCHPKIVKALCDQAQTLTLTSRAFYNDVLGEYEEYITKYFGYDKVLPMNTGAEADETALKLCRKWAYMKKGVKEDQAKIIVCENNFHGRTITVVSMSTDPDSYGGFGPFTPGFIKIPYNDLAALEKELKDPNVAGFLVEPIQGEAGVFVPDEGYLKKAFDLCKKNNVLFIADEVQTGIARTGKMLACDHEGVRPDIIILGKAISGGVFPVSAVLADNDIMLCIKPGEHGSTFGGNPIACRVAIAALDVIKNEKLVENAEKMGKIFRDEIRNIKSDMIELVRGKGLLNAVVIRNKNGKTAWDVCLAMAEKGLLAKPTHGNIIRFAPPLVINEAQLKDAISKIKEAFKLFE, encoded by the coding sequence ATGACATCAAAAGAGTACATGGATAGGGAAGATAAATTCGGTGCACACAACTATCATCCACTTCCTGTAGTTCTTGAAAAAGGTGAAGGTATATTTCTATATGGTGTAGATGGGAAACGTTACTACGATTTTTTATCCGCATATTCGGCTGTTAACCAAGGGCATTGCCATCCAAAGATTGTTAAGGCTCTTTGCGATCAGGCTCAAACGCTTACCTTAACTTCAAGAGCTTTTTATAATGATGTTTTAGGTGAATACGAAGAGTATATTACGAAATACTTTGGTTACGATAAGGTTTTACCAATGAATACTGGTGCTGAAGCAGATGAAACTGCTTTAAAACTTTGCCGTAAATGGGCCTATATGAAAAAAGGTGTTAAAGAAGATCAAGCGAAAATTATTGTTTGTGAAAACAACTTCCATGGCCGCACAATTACAGTGGTTTCAATGTCAACCGATCCAGATTCTTATGGTGGTTTTGGCCCTTTCACTCCAGGTTTTATAAAAATTCCATATAACGATTTAGCTGCTCTCGAAAAAGAGCTTAAAGATCCTAACGTTGCTGGTTTTCTAGTTGAACCTATTCAAGGTGAGGCTGGGGTATTTGTTCCAGATGAAGGATATCTTAAAAAAGCATTTGACCTTTGTAAAAAGAATAATGTTCTCTTCATTGCTGATGAGGTTCAAACTGGTATTGCTCGTACAGGTAAAATGCTTGCATGCGATCACGAAGGTGTTCGCCCTGATATTATTATACTAGGTAAAGCTATTTCAGGTGGAGTATTTCCCGTTTCTGCAGTACTTGCAGATAATGATATTATGCTTTGCATTAAACCTGGTGAGCATGGTTCAACTTTTGGTGGAAATCCAATTGCTTGTCGTGTAGCCATTGCGGCGTTAGATGTTATTAAAAATGAAAAGTTAGTTGAAAATGCTGAGAAGATGGGCAAAATTTTCCGCGATGAAATCAGGAATATTAAAAGCGATATGATTGAATTAGTACGTGGAAAAGGTTTGCTTAATGCTGTTGTTATTCGCAACAAAAATGGTAAAACTGCTTGGGATGTTTGCTTAGCAATGGCAGAGAAAGGTCTTCTTGCAAAACCTACTCATGGTAATATTATTCGCTTTGCTCCCCCTCTTGTAATTAATGAGGCTCAACTTAAGGATGCTATCAGCAAAATAAAAGAAGCATTTAAATTATTCGAATAA
- a CDS encoding VOC family protein: MEKIICGIQQIGIGVTNVYEVWKWYKEFLGTDIRIFEDSTVAELMLPYTGGQPRERHAVLTVNLQGGGGLEIWQYKGRTPLAPSFNVQIGDYGIYAIKFKCRDINVAYNSFTSKGVEPLTRPQKNPAGINHFFVKDPFNNTFEIYESTSWFKNNGKPTGGVSGAIVGVSNIDNSLKIYTKLLGYDKVLSDLTGNFNDLNGLPGGTGTFRRILLAHSKPRKGAFSALFGDTQIELVQALDRTPNKIFKDRLWGDLGFIHLCFDIKNMDGLEKECNDLGFPFTVNSNIKHNDKGSFDMGEAAGHFTYIEDPDGTLIEFVEAHRLPLLKSLGICLNLNKRDPERSLPHWIINLMGLKKVKGL; this comes from the coding sequence ATGGAGAAAATTATTTGCGGAATACAACAAATTGGCATTGGAGTTACCAATGTTTACGAAGTATGGAAATGGTATAAGGAATTTCTTGGTACTGACATTAGAATTTTTGAAGATAGTACTGTGGCAGAACTTATGCTTCCTTATACAGGAGGGCAACCACGTGAAAGACATGCAGTTTTGACTGTAAACCTTCAAGGAGGAGGTGGATTAGAGATTTGGCAATACAAAGGTAGAACTCCACTAGCTCCTTCTTTTAATGTTCAAATAGGAGATTATGGAATTTATGCCATTAAATTCAAGTGCCGTGATATAAATGTTGCATACAACTCCTTCACAAGTAAGGGTGTTGAACCACTTACTAGACCTCAAAAAAATCCTGCTGGGATTAATCATTTTTTTGTAAAAGATCCCTTTAACAATACATTTGAAATATACGAAAGCACATCATGGTTTAAAAATAATGGTAAACCTACAGGAGGAGTTTCTGGTGCAATAGTTGGTGTTAGTAACATTGATAATTCATTAAAGATTTACACAAAACTCTTAGGCTACGATAAGGTTTTATCCGATTTAACTGGAAATTTTAATGATTTAAATGGACTTCCTGGAGGAACTGGTACATTTCGCAGAATTCTTCTAGCCCATTCAAAACCACGTAAAGGAGCATTTAGCGCTCTTTTCGGTGATACACAAATTGAGTTAGTTCAAGCATTGGATAGGACTCCGAATAAAATCTTTAAAGATCGTCTTTGGGGTGATTTAGGGTTTATTCATCTTTGTTTTGATATCAAAAACATGGATGGCCTTGAAAAAGAATGCAATGACCTTGGTTTCCCATTTACTGTAAATTCAAATATTAAGCATAACGACAAGGGAAGCTTTGATATGGGTGAAGCAGCAGGTCATTTTACTTATATTGAGGATCCAGATGGAACTTTAATAGAATTCGTTGAAGCACATAGACTTCCGCTATTGAAATCATTGGGTATTTGTTTGAATTTAAATAAACGTGATCCAGAACGATCTTTACCACACTGGATTATAAATTTGATGGGACTTAAAAAAGTAAAGGGACTTTAA
- a CDS encoding SDR family NAD(P)-dependent oxidoreductase, which produces MITFKNKLVLITGASSGIGKAISLQLAKEGAKLLIADKNLENLDIVKNECLKHTPFCESICFDLLNPSEVSAAATEILSKYGPIHLLINNGGISQRSLAIETPIEIDRKIMEIDFFSYIILTKAFIPSMIEQKEGYIAATSSLSGKFGFHLRSSYSAAKHAIQGYFETLRMELKVHGISVTVAYPGSINTSISVNAIEKDGRPHGIMDPAQSNGMSTEECAKHYIKAIKKGRAEVLIGGKEIIMFHLRRFFPRLFFKIIGKIKST; this is translated from the coding sequence ATGATTACTTTTAAAAATAAATTAGTTTTAATTACAGGAGCTTCTTCTGGAATTGGTAAAGCAATATCATTACAACTTGCTAAGGAAGGTGCTAAACTTCTTATTGCCGATAAAAATTTAGAAAATCTAGATATTGTAAAAAATGAGTGCTTAAAGCATACTCCCTTTTGCGAATCAATCTGTTTTGATTTACTAAACCCCTCAGAAGTTAGTGCAGCCGCTACTGAAATACTTTCTAAATATGGTCCTATCCACCTACTAATTAATAATGGAGGTATTAGCCAGAGATCATTAGCCATTGAAACCCCAATTGAGATTGATAGAAAAATCATGGAAATTGATTTTTTCTCTTATATAATTCTAACCAAGGCTTTTATTCCTTCAATGATTGAGCAAAAAGAAGGTTATATTGCCGCAACAAGTAGCTTATCCGGAAAATTTGGTTTTCATCTTCGCTCATCCTACTCAGCAGCAAAACACGCTATTCAAGGATACTTTGAAACTCTACGAATGGAACTTAAGGTGCATGGTATTTCTGTAACGGTTGCCTACCCCGGTTCAATTAACACAAGCATTTCAGTTAATGCAATCGAAAAGGATGGAAGGCCTCATGGAATAATGGATCCTGCACAAAGTAATGGAATGTCTACCGAAGAATGTGCAAAACACTATATAAAAGCAATTAAAAAAGGTCGCGCAGAAGTTCTTATAGGGGGAAAAGAGATTATTATGTTTCACTTAAGACGTTTCTTTCCAAGGCTGTTTTTTAAAATCATTGGAAAAATTAAATCAACATAG
- a CDS encoding response regulator transcription factor, with protein MDAKKYDLLLVDDELDVLEFIGYNLRKEGFNVHTANNGKDAIKIAQDVHPQLILLDVMMPEMDGIETCEEIRKIPALKNTLVAFLTARGEDYSQIAGFEAGGDDYVTKPIKPKVLVSRIKALLKRINTNEIEITPPIENAKKNLVIDKERFIIINNGTEIVLPKKEFELLTLLHSRPQKVFTRDEIFSIIWGDDIIVGDRTIDVHIRKLREKIGDSHIVTIKGVGYKYIE; from the coding sequence ATGGATGCCAAAAAGTATGATTTACTGTTAGTGGATGATGAACTAGATGTCCTAGAGTTTATAGGCTATAATTTACGAAAGGAAGGCTTCAATGTTCACACGGCAAATAATGGTAAGGATGCTATTAAAATCGCTCAGGATGTTCACCCTCAATTAATTTTACTTGATGTTATGATGCCTGAGATGGATGGAATTGAAACATGCGAGGAGATTAGAAAGATACCTGCCTTAAAAAACACATTAGTGGCTTTTCTTACCGCTAGGGGAGAGGATTACAGCCAAATTGCTGGTTTTGAAGCTGGTGGTGATGATTATGTTACAAAACCAATAAAACCTAAAGTATTAGTAAGTAGAATTAAAGCATTGCTTAAAAGGATTAATACGAACGAAATAGAGATAACCCCTCCAATTGAAAATGCAAAAAAGAATTTAGTAATAGATAAAGAGCGATTTATAATTATCAATAATGGCACTGAAATAGTGTTACCCAAAAAAGAATTTGAACTCTTAACTTTGCTCCATAGCCGCCCTCAAAAAGTATTTACACGAGATGAAATTTTTTCAATAATATGGGGAGATGATATTATTGTTGGGGATAGAACAATTGATGTTCATATCCGAAAACTTCGCGAAAAGATAGGAGATAGTCACATAGTTACTATTAAAGGTGTAGGATATAAGTATATTGAATAA
- a CDS encoding hemerythrin family protein — translation MVLYEWKEVYNIGIDSIDAEHQGMLNLINKLFDAMSHGKAKEIMTETLSELINYIKLHFQREETYFADTNFPEYLEHKLQHDLFIEKINALKVQFDDGKQNITVELINFLTDWLINHIFILDRKYLTHFKEHGVN, via the coding sequence ATGGTACTTTACGAATGGAAAGAGGTATATAATATTGGTATTGATAGTATTGATGCGGAGCATCAAGGAATGTTAAATCTTATTAATAAACTTTTCGATGCGATGAGCCATGGTAAAGCAAAGGAGATTATGACAGAAACTTTATCTGAATTAATAAACTATATAAAGTTACATTTTCAACGTGAAGAGACCTATTTTGCGGATACAAATTTTCCAGAATACCTAGAGCATAAACTTCAGCATGATCTTTTTATAGAAAAAATTAACGCTTTAAAAGTTCAGTTTGATGATGGTAAGCAGAATATAACAGTTGAACTTATAAATTTTCTTACGGATTGGTTAATAAACCATATTTTTATACTGGATAGAAAGTATTTAACCCATTTTAAAGAGCATGGAGTGAACTAA
- a CDS encoding response regulator transcription factor, whose product MFSAVIIDDEARVRETIQHVLSVYCPNVNVIGQADCVEKGYTLIDQLKPEIVFLDIKMPDGTGFDLLKKFKRHNFYFIIITAHEEFAIQAFKFSALDYILKPIDPSDIVNAVGKITKVINSDESYLKFESLLSNINDNNYDIKKIVLKTNDSVFVVDIGNIIRCESHNNYTLFYLADRSNIVVSKTLKEFDEMLSPLSFIRCHQTHLVNSSHIVRYMKHPNTSLLMSDGIIVPVSVRKKEVIEDLFKKKY is encoded by the coding sequence ATGTTTTCAGCAGTCATTATTGATGATGAAGCAAGGGTTAGAGAAACAATTCAACATGTATTATCTGTTTATTGTCCAAATGTTAATGTAATAGGACAAGCCGATTGTGTTGAAAAGGGCTATACTCTAATAGATCAGCTTAAACCTGAAATTGTTTTTCTTGATATTAAAATGCCTGATGGTACAGGATTTGACCTATTAAAGAAATTTAAGAGACACAATTTTTACTTTATTATTATTACAGCACATGAAGAATTTGCTATTCAAGCATTTAAATTTAGTGCTCTTGATTACATCCTTAAACCAATAGATCCATCAGATATAGTGAATGCGGTTGGTAAAATTACAAAAGTTATTAATAGCGATGAATCCTATTTGAAGTTTGAATCGTTATTATCAAATATTAACGACAATAATTACGATATTAAAAAGATTGTTCTTAAAACTAACGATAGTGTTTTTGTAGTAGATATTGGTAATATTATTAGGTGTGAATCTCACAATAATTATACCCTTTTTTATTTAGCAGATAGGTCAAATATTGTTGTTTCTAAAACTCTTAAAGAATTCGATGAAATGCTTTCCCCTTTATCATTTATTCGATGCCATCAAACGCATTTGGTAAACTCATCGCATATTGTGAGATACATGAAACATCCAAATACTTCTCTATTAATGTCTGATGGGATAATCGTTCCTGTTTCAGTTAGAAAAAAAGAGGTAATTGAAGATCTTTTTAAGAAAAAGTATTGA
- a CDS encoding histidine kinase, giving the protein MSLHSELLGFKIDFTLTTINAFLLNIINTNFIVLLLCVVIIILIGFVIYLLKSKRDLKMSFNRIEQQLLLTQINPHFIFNSLTAIQSFIFRNESHQAGKYLSNFAKLIRFILESSKLETTTIERETKILGLYFDLQTLRFEGRFDYKIEIDETLDIDEMTIPPMLPQPFIENSIEHGFIQLSEKGVITVRFKKREKSIVIEVEDNGIGVEESKFVHLRSGKSHQALAAEITSQRLKKIKQLRNIDIKIEIVDLKSDNTSTQGTIVIFTIPFKD; this is encoded by the coding sequence ATGAGTCTACACTCCGAATTACTTGGTTTTAAAATTGATTTTACCCTAACAACTATTAACGCTTTCCTTTTAAATATCATTAATACCAATTTTATCGTTCTATTACTATGCGTAGTAATAATAATCCTTATAGGATTTGTAATTTACCTCTTAAAATCAAAGAGAGATCTTAAAATGAGTTTTAATAGGATTGAACAACAACTTTTGCTTACGCAAATAAATCCTCATTTTATATTCAATTCATTAACTGCAATTCAAAGTTTTATATTTCGTAATGAATCGCATCAAGCAGGGAAATACCTTTCAAACTTTGCAAAACTTATTCGATTTATTTTAGAAAGTTCAAAGCTAGAAACAACAACAATAGAAAGGGAAACAAAAATTCTTGGGCTTTATTTTGATTTACAAACGTTAAGGTTTGAGGGAAGGTTCGATTACAAAATTGAAATCGATGAAACATTAGACATTGATGAAATGACCATTCCTCCAATGCTGCCCCAACCTTTTATCGAAAATTCAATAGAACATGGTTTTATTCAACTTTCAGAGAAAGGGGTAATTACAGTTAGATTTAAAAAGAGAGAAAAGTCAATTGTAATTGAAGTGGAAGACAACGGAATTGGTGTTGAAGAATCAAAATTCGTTCATTTAAGATCAGGTAAAAGTCATCAAGCATTAGCAGCAGAAATTACATCTCAGAGACTTAAAAAAATTAAGCAACTTAGAAATATAGATATAAAGATAGAAATTGTTGATTTAAAAAGTGATAACACATCTACACAAGGAACAATTGTAATATTCACCATACCTTTTAAAGATTAG
- a CDS encoding indolepyruvate oxidoreductase subunit beta, producing the protein MKNDIILAGVGGQGILSIAAAIGLAAVKNNLHIKQSEVHGMSQRGGDVQSHLRISDKPIASDLIPKGKTDLILSVEPMEGLRYLPFLSKDGWLVTNITPFNNIPDYPGLDDILKQIKLLPNHIAIDADAIAKQAGSSRSSNIVMLGAASPFIDIPFERLEDGIRQLFGKKGEELVNTNLKALKAGRDFTEKNR; encoded by the coding sequence ATGAAAAATGACATAATTCTTGCAGGAGTTGGTGGACAAGGCATTCTATCAATTGCCGCAGCCATTGGCCTAGCCGCAGTTAAAAACAACTTACATATTAAGCAATCTGAAGTTCATGGAATGAGCCAACGTGGTGGAGATGTTCAATCGCACTTACGCATATCTGATAAACCTATTGCTTCGGATCTTATTCCTAAGGGCAAAACAGATTTAATTCTCTCCGTTGAGCCTATGGAAGGTTTACGATATTTACCATTCCTTTCTAAGGATGGTTGGTTGGTAACCAACATCACGCCTTTTAATAACATACCTGATTATCCGGGGTTAGATGATATTCTAAAACAGATTAAATTGTTACCAAACCACATTGCCATTGATGCAGATGCTATCGCAAAACAAGCAGGTTCTTCACGATCATCAAATATTGTTATGCTAGGTGCCGCTTCACCCTTTATTGATATTCCTTTTGAACGCTTAGAAGATGGTATTCGTCAACTTTTCGGCAAAAAGGGAGAGGAACTTGTAAACACAAACCTTAAGGCATTAAAGGCTGGTAGAGATTTTACTGAAAAAAACAGGTAG
- a CDS encoding indolepyruvate ferredoxin oxidoreductase has translation MEKLLLLGDEAIAQGAIDGGLSGIYAYPGTPSTEIMEFVQGSKQAEELNIHRTWSANEKTAMEAALGMSYAGKRSMVCFKHVGLNVAADAFVNASITGVNGGLIVVSADDPSMHSSQNEQDSRFYAKFSLIPILEPSNQQEAYEMAYYGFELSEKLNVPVMLRITTRLAHSRAGVQRSQVKKQNQLHLPSDPRQFVLLPSIARKNYKKLLGMQPAMDVESEKSTFNTFVDGTDKKLGVIAAGLAYNYLMENYVNGKNPHPTLKLCQYPLPHKQVADLYNLCDSLLILEDGAPVIEEMLKGFLNLGKPIHGRLDGTLPRDGELNPNIVAKALGMTIQEGQDIPDIVKNRPPSLCQGCGHRDVFEDLNEVLKAYGTGRVFSDIGCYTLAALPPFNSVNSCVDMGASITMAIGAADAGLIPAVSVIGDSTFTHSGMTGLLDAVNKNSPITVIISDNSTTGMTGGQTSAATGRLFEICQGIGVHPDHLKIITPLKKNHEENVRIIREELEYKGLSVLIPQRECIQTFARRKKADKNESN, from the coding sequence ATGGAAAAATTACTTTTACTTGGTGATGAAGCAATTGCCCAAGGTGCAATTGATGGCGGTTTATCGGGGATATACGCTTACCCTGGCACTCCTTCAACCGAGATTATGGAGTTTGTACAAGGATCGAAGCAAGCCGAAGAGCTAAATATTCACAGAACATGGTCGGCAAATGAAAAAACAGCAATGGAAGCGGCACTTGGCATGTCATACGCAGGAAAGCGTTCAATGGTATGCTTTAAGCATGTTGGTTTAAATGTTGCTGCCGATGCCTTTGTAAATGCCTCAATTACTGGTGTAAATGGAGGTTTGATAGTTGTTTCAGCAGATGATCCATCGATGCACTCATCGCAGAATGAGCAGGACTCAAGATTTTACGCTAAATTCTCATTAATACCAATCCTTGAGCCATCCAATCAACAAGAGGCCTATGAAATGGCATATTACGGATTCGAATTATCCGAGAAATTAAATGTTCCTGTGATGCTTCGTATCACAACCCGTTTGGCGCACTCTCGTGCCGGTGTTCAACGCTCACAGGTAAAAAAGCAAAATCAATTGCATCTACCATCGGATCCACGCCAATTCGTTCTACTACCTTCTATTGCTAGAAAAAACTATAAGAAACTGTTGGGTATGCAACCCGCTATGGATGTTGAATCTGAAAAATCAACATTCAATACCTTTGTCGATGGAACTGACAAGAAATTAGGAGTAATTGCTGCAGGATTGGCTTATAACTATTTAATGGAAAACTATGTAAATGGCAAGAATCCTCATCCAACCCTGAAACTATGCCAATACCCGCTTCCTCATAAGCAAGTAGCAGACCTTTACAACCTATGCGACTCACTACTCATCCTTGAGGATGGTGCACCAGTTATAGAAGAAATGCTAAAAGGTTTCCTAAATCTAGGTAAGCCAATCCATGGAAGACTCGATGGCACACTGCCTCGTGATGGTGAGTTAAATCCTAACATTGTTGCAAAAGCTCTAGGAATGACCATTCAGGAAGGCCAAGATATTCCTGATATTGTTAAAAATCGTCCACCTTCATTATGTCAGGGATGCGGGCATCGCGATGTATTCGAAGATTTGAATGAAGTTCTTAAAGCGTATGGAACAGGCCGAGTATTCTCCGATATAGGCTGCTACACTTTAGCGGCACTTCCACCTTTCAATTCAGTTAACTCTTGCGTTGATATGGGTGCTTCCATTACAATGGCAATTGGAGCAGCTGATGCAGGTTTAATTCCCGCCGTTTCTGTAATTGGTGATTCAACGTTCACCCATAGCGGAATGACAGGTCTGCTTGATGCCGTTAATAAAAATTCTCCAATTACAGTAATTATATCCGATAACTCAACAACTGGAATGACTGGCGGTCAAACATCAGCAGCTACAGGAAGACTTTTTGAAATTTGCCAAGGTATTGGGGTACATCCTGACCATTTAAAAATAATTACTCCTTTAAAGAAAAACCATGAAGAGAATGTAAGGATTATTAGAGAGGAATTAGAATACAAAGGATTATCCGTTTTAATTCCACAAAGGGAGTGTATTCAAACTTTTGCACGCCGTAAAAAGGCTGATAAGAATGAATCAAATTAG
- a CDS encoding YjbQ family protein, translated as MVDQFEIQLRPYSRGFHLITEEISKNFSNLPDKGILNLFIKHTSAAITINENADYTVRMDFESFLSKLIPENFNYAHNSEGSDDMPAHLKASIIGQSISIPITNHKLNLGTWQGIYLCEFRNYGGSRKIVITIIN; from the coding sequence ATGGTTGATCAATTTGAAATACAGCTACGCCCCTACAGTAGAGGGTTTCACTTAATAACAGAAGAAATTTCTAAAAATTTTTCGAATCTACCTGACAAGGGCATATTAAATCTTTTTATCAAACATACCTCGGCTGCAATTACAATTAATGAAAATGCCGACTATACCGTTCGTATGGATTTTGAGAGTTTTTTATCAAAATTAATTCCTGAAAATTTCAACTATGCCCATAATTCCGAAGGTTCAGATGATATGCCAGCACACCTTAAAGCATCAATAATTGGTCAATCAATATCAATCCCAATTACCAACCATAAGCTAAATCTTGGAACATGGCAGGGTATTTATCTATGTGAGTTCAGGAATTATGGGGGAAGCAGGAAGATTGTTATAACAATTATAAATTAA